One Dehalococcoidia bacterium genomic window, CTGGGAGGCTCTTCTTTGGCTTCCTTGATAAGTGTCGCCTGGGCTTTCATGTATTAAATTCTCCTTCTTCGATTGCTGCTTTTTTCAATGTTCTGGATTCATGCAATATTTTTCATGAATCTAGACTATTTAATTAATAAATTTATAGCATTGCTATTTACATATGTCAAGGGAATTTACGCACGGGACTAATTATATTGAAAAGTTTTTAAAAATATTTTTTAAAAGGAGTTTTTGCGCCACACGTTTCAGCCGCAAAAGAAGTACTGGAGACATCAGAAAATAATGCGTGCAAGTCAAATCATATGATGCGAGAGAGATATGGAGGTCTCTTCAAAGAAAAGGCGCGTCAGCCAGAAGCGGGGCGTAATTCAAGCGGAGCATCAGTCGTATTCTTTTCAGCGGTTGTCGCTTTTTCGCCCAGCAGCAGCACTGCCGCGAATATCAGCAGGGTGTTGCGCAGAATAAGTGCATCCGCAGCCAACTGCTGGATATCTATGAGTTCATAGTAATGCAACGGGTAGATATACCAGGTGAGACACGATGCCGTCAGAAAGATGACCCATAGCGTGCTGCGGAAACGCCCGCTCACCAGCGGAAACAGCGGGTAGAGCCATACCATGAACTGCGGTGAAAACACTTTGCTGGTAACCAGCAACAAGACTATGGCAGCGAAAGAGTAGTTCAGCAAATCCGCCAGGGCGGTAGATTCCGGGGTAAATCGGGCGTGTGATCTGGCCAGCTTGCGGCAATTGCGGTAATAGAGGCCATAAACCGCCAGCAGACCCACTCCCATAAAGACAAAGGAGTAACGCGCCAGCGGCCCCGCCAGGGAGGAGGCAATATCGTAGGAAATGCTTCCCTGGATGGGATAAGCGCTCACGATTCCGAGCGAGTTGCCTAACAAAAGCAGGGAAGAATAGGTGCTTTCCAGTTGTAACGCGCGCTGGCCCTGGATAGTGAAAGAAGAGATGAACCCGTGCCTGTCGAGCGCCAGAAGCGGCACGGCGATAAGGAGCGTCACTGCAGCGAAGGCAGCCACCGACGGTATCACGCTGCGCAGGCCTCCGCGCCGCCACTGATAGATGAGGAAGAGGGGCGCCAGCAGCCCCGGAGATAGCTTGATCATCGTGCCTATGGCCAGGATGGCCCAGGCAATCTTGTAATTGCCGCGGCTGAAGGCATAAACAGCCCCCAGGGTTATCACCGCCGGCACCATATCGAAGCGCTGCACCATGATGGAGCCGATAGCCACCATGGCCAGGGTGTAGCCGATAAGGCACGACCAGGGTGAGATTCCGGCTTTTCGTCCGATACCTAGCACGAGCAACAGGCCGATGAGGTCGAACAGCAGCATCTCAAAAGTAAACGCTGTTTCATATTCCTGCAGGTTATCGGACACCAGACCGGGCAGGTAAAACACCGCCAGGGCGCCCGGCGGATATTCCACGGAAAAGTCGCGGTAAGCCACCTGTCCCTGGTCCATCTTGACGGCGTACTGGTAATATCCCGCCACGTCGGGGCCGCCGCTATAAAATACGCGGGTGAAAAACAGCAGGTGCAGCAGGCAGAAAGCCGTCACCACAATCACCCACTTTAATTTAGTGCCTTGATTCATAGGAATGTCTCTATTGCTGGATTTTGATGCTCGATGTTTTGCCCATCGAGCTCGCCGTTGGCGTTCTGGGGCAGATAGCCGGCCAGCGGATTATACGGGCTGTGAGGCGGCACCACCGGATAAGACAGCGCCGACTGGGCGAAAAAGAGCACGCCCCAGACCGCGGCCAGGATAGTGAGCGCGAGCGATAGTTTGCGCGGTACACGTTTGAGCAGCAGGACTGCCATTATTGTGAGCGGTAAAACAGCCGGCAGATAATAGCGTGCCATGACTATAAAGGGCATGCCAACCACCTGGGTGTTGGCCGTCCACTCGTAATTGAGATAAAGGCCATAGACCGCTGCTATCCATCCCGCCAGGAGCAAAAGGATGCCCCAGCGCAACTCGGTCCAGGTGTCTTTAACCTCCTCAGGTTTGTGTTGCGGTCTGAGCGAGCGGATTTTATTATAAAAAGCCATGCAGAGAGAAGCAATCCCCGGCAGCAGCAACGGAAAGCCCACCAACAGGGCTACGGTAACATATTTGATGTTGGGGCGCAGGAAATCCAGGCTGAAGCTCACTGGAAGCCGGGAATACTGGAACCCAAATCTCAAGGGCGAGCCGAATACGGCGTTCTGATAGACAAACAATCCGGCAAGAGGGATTGCGAGCCCCAATCCCATCCAGACCGAAGCCAGGACAACTTCACCGCGACGGCCCGCCAGCCAGGAGCGCACAGACGTAAATATAAAGTGCAGCATAAAAACAAGAACAGTCAGGGCATTATAGTAATTCGCCGCCACGCTCAAACCGAGTCCTAGTCCCGCCAGGAACAGGAAGATTCCGCCAGAGCGGGAGGTGAGTTCGTGCTGACTCAGGCAATAGTAGATGTAAAGCCCACCGCCCATGCTGAGGAAGGCGGCGGCGGCGAAGCTATCGGCGTATTCGCGCTGCATCATAGCCAGCGCCACCGGGGAAAACAGCAATAGCAGCGAGCCGAGACAGGCCGTTTTCTCATCCCGCAGCCGTTTGAACAAAAGGTATGCCACGAAAGTCATCCCCGCCGCCAGCACCAGGTTGCCCAGTTCGGGCGCGTGTATGTAATAAAAGGGCAGCAGGTAGAAGATATACCCGGGGG contains:
- a CDS encoding DUF2029 domain-containing protein, whose product is MNQGTKLKWVIVVTAFCLLHLLFFTRVFYSGGPDVAGYYQYAVKMDQGQVAYRDFSVEYPPGALAVFYLPGLVSDNLQEYETAFTFEMLLFDLIGLLLVLGIGRKAGISPWSCLIGYTLAMVAIGSIMVQRFDMVPAVITLGAVYAFSRGNYKIAWAILAIGTMIKLSPGLLAPLFLIYQWRRGGLRSVIPSVAAFAAVTLLIAVPLLALDRHGFISSFTIQGQRALQLESTYSSLLLLGNSLGIVSAYPIQGSISYDIASSLAGPLARYSFVFMGVGLLAVYGLYYRNCRKLARSHARFTPESTALADLLNYSFAAIVLLLVTSKVFSPQFMVWLYPLFPLVSGRFRSTLWVIFLTASCLTWYIYPLHYYELIDIQQLAADALILRNTLLIFAAVLLLGEKATTAEKNTTDAPLELRPASG